In one Thermodesulfobium acidiphilum genomic region, the following are encoded:
- the argS gene encoding arginine--tRNA ligase: MSFYNHLKRETQKHIINLYPEIKNPDSFVEIQISNPQYGDYTVLSSMKLAKHLKENPIKIANKLAQSFKDDNFLVQVANPGFINVSLKEHALQNILQNFTIKPYLNSSESKTILIEYVSANPTGPLHIGHARWAAFGDSLTRILKDYGFNVQTEFYVNNYGNQMELFTLSIIARIREILKQDFIFPEGGYQGEYVIDIAKKILNKYPFLSKEDQSLHFELIKEEALNIALGEQKEILKNFGVIFDSFFFESSLHQENKINKIIELLISKNQTYKKDGALWLKTSNYFDSEDRVLIRENGLPTYFAADIAYHYEKFKRNFDIYINIWGTDHHGYVPRLKSALKALNLPEERLVVLLGQLVNLYKNKNLIRMSKRTGNMITLKELLEDVGHDILRFYLTSRSLNSTIDFHIDKAKEVTMDNPLYYIQYACARISSIKRNIDEEIPSNLIEYSKYIKASEEYEIIKKIDNFDFFREKAVRDYEPYYLVNYMLDLARLFHIYYQKNRIINRDKSIQWSRLLLILKVHDILSRGLSYLNIIPMERM; the protein is encoded by the coding sequence TTGTCTTTTTACAACCATTTAAAAAGAGAAACACAAAAACACATCATTAATCTTTATCCAGAAATTAAAAATCCCGATTCTTTTGTAGAAATACAAATATCTAATCCTCAATATGGGGATTATACTGTTTTAAGTTCAATGAAACTTGCAAAACACTTAAAAGAAAACCCTATCAAAATTGCAAACAAGTTGGCTCAAAGTTTTAAAGACGATAATTTTTTAGTTCAAGTTGCCAATCCTGGATTTATAAATGTAAGTCTAAAAGAGCATGCTCTACAAAATATTTTACAAAATTTTACTATTAAACCTTATTTAAATAGTTCTGAATCCAAAACAATATTAATTGAATACGTTTCAGCAAATCCTACAGGACCACTTCACATAGGTCATGCCAGATGGGCAGCATTTGGTGATTCTTTAACTAGGATTTTAAAGGATTACGGCTTCAATGTCCAAACTGAATTTTATGTAAACAATTACGGCAATCAAATGGAACTTTTCACCTTATCAATAATAGCTAGGATAAGAGAAATTCTAAAACAAGATTTTATATTCCCGGAAGGTGGCTATCAAGGCGAATATGTTATAGATATTGCAAAAAAAATTCTTAATAAATATCCCTTTTTATCTAAAGAGGATCAAAGCTTGCATTTTGAACTCATAAAAGAAGAGGCTTTAAATATAGCGCTTGGAGAACAAAAGGAAATTTTAAAAAATTTTGGAGTTATTTTTGATTCTTTTTTCTTTGAAAGCAGCTTGCACCAGGAAAACAAAATTAATAAAATAATCGAACTTTTAATATCAAAAAATCAAACATACAAAAAAGATGGTGCCCTTTGGCTTAAAACTTCTAATTATTTCGATAGTGAAGACAGAGTATTAATAAGAGAGAATGGGCTTCCAACATATTTTGCAGCTGATATAGCGTATCATTATGAAAAATTCAAAAGAAATTTTGACATTTATATAAATATATGGGGCACAGATCATCATGGCTATGTACCAAGGCTAAAAAGTGCATTAAAAGCGCTAAATTTACCTGAAGAAAGACTTGTAGTGCTTTTGGGACAATTAGTAAACCTCTATAAAAACAAAAATCTCATACGTATGTCAAAAAGAACTGGCAATATGATTACCTTAAAAGAACTTTTAGAAGACGTTGGACATGATATTTTAAGATTTTATTTAACCTCAAGGTCTTTAAATAGTACAATAGATTTTCATATAGATAAAGCAAAAGAAGTTACAATGGATAATCCTCTTTATTATATCCAATATGCATGTGCAAGAATATCCAGCATAAAAAGAAACATTGATGAAGAAATACCGTCTAATTTAATTGAATACTCAAAATATATAAAGGCATCAGAAGAATACGAAATTATTAAGAAAATTGACAATTTTGACTTTTTTAGAGAAAAGGCAGTACGTGACTATGAACCATATTATCTTGTCAATTATATGCTCGATCTTGCAAGACTGTTTCATATTTATTATCAAAAAAATAGGATAATTAATCGGGATAAGTCAATTCAGTGGTCAAGGCTTCTTTTGATTTTAAAGGTTCACGATATCCTCTCAAGAGGATTGTCATATTTAAATATTATCCCAATGGAGAGAATGTGA
- the pyrR gene encoding bifunctional pyr operon transcriptional regulator/uracil phosphoribosyltransferase PyrR, translating to MLKAKILNEQEIGKILHRLVYEIYENHKNFNELLLVGLWTRGVYLSKRIADIFLREQGIELETSELDVTPYRDDLYTKEKIPLKTTNLISTQDRSIIIVDDVLYTGRTVRGAIEAIFDFGRPKKIELLVLVDRGHRELPINANYLGRYVPTSSREDVNVRLKEIDNVDEVTILV from the coding sequence ATGCTCAAAGCAAAAATTTTAAATGAGCAGGAAATTGGTAAGATACTTCATCGATTAGTTTACGAAATTTATGAAAATCATAAAAATTTTAATGAGCTTTTGCTAGTAGGTTTATGGACAAGGGGCGTTTATTTAAGTAAACGTATTGCTGATATTTTTTTAAGAGAACAAGGGATAGAATTAGAAACTTCAGAATTGGATGTCACACCATATAGAGATGATTTATATACTAAGGAAAAAATTCCTTTAAAAACTACTAATTTAATATCTACTCAAGATCGTTCGATTATAATTGTTGATGATGTACTTTATACAGGGAGAACTGTGAGAGGAGCAATAGAAGCTATTTTTGATTTTGGTAGGCCTAAAAAAATAGAACTATTGGTACTTGTTGATCGAGGGCATAGAGAGCTTCCAATTAATGCGAACTATTTAGGTAGATATGTTCCAACTTCTTCTAGGGAAGATGTTAATGTAAGGCTTAAAGAGATTGATAATGTAGATGAGGTGACTATTTTAGTGTGA
- a CDS encoding aspartate carbamoyltransferase catalytic subunit yields MISHLLSTKYLDLDEILEIFNNAKKFLEVLNRPTKKIPILKGKLILTVFFEPSTRTRTSFEIAGKTLGADVVNLSVSQSSAKKGETIKDTCLTLNAMKPDCIVLRHSVSKIPEYITNFTSAKIINAGDGSNEHPSQALLDAFTLMQHFGDLEDRKILILGDVLNSRVARSNIWLLKKLGAKVSLCGPSTLVREEFEKEWDVDVYWDLDKAISNVDAIIVLRIQLERAASAWIPSTREYSIFYGLNRERLIKNNNVIIMHPGPMNRGLEISSDIADGSNALIRDQVTNGVAIRMSIFYHLLARKADSIGII; encoded by the coding sequence GTGATTTCTCACTTGCTTAGCACTAAATATCTTGATTTAGATGAAATTTTAGAAATATTTAATAATGCAAAAAAATTTCTAGAGGTTTTAAATAGACCCACCAAAAAAATACCAATTCTTAAAGGCAAGCTTATTTTAACAGTTTTTTTTGAACCTAGCACACGAACGAGAACTTCTTTTGAAATTGCTGGCAAAACTCTAGGAGCGGATGTTGTGAACTTATCTGTTTCTCAAAGTTCTGCTAAAAAGGGTGAAACTATTAAAGATACGTGTTTGACACTTAATGCAATGAAGCCAGATTGTATTGTATTAAGACATTCGGTTTCGAAAATTCCAGAATATATAACGAATTTTACATCAGCAAAGATAATTAATGCAGGTGATGGTTCAAACGAGCATCCTTCTCAGGCTTTGCTTGATGCTTTTACGTTGATGCAACATTTTGGAGATCTTGAGGACAGAAAGATTTTGATCTTAGGAGACGTTTTAAATAGTAGGGTAGCAAGATCAAATATCTGGCTTTTAAAAAAATTAGGAGCTAAGGTTTCTCTTTGTGGGCCATCTACTCTTGTGAGAGAAGAATTTGAGAAAGAATGGGATGTAGATGTGTACTGGGATTTAGATAAGGCTATTAGTAATGTTGATGCGATTATAGTTCTTAGGATTCAACTAGAAAGGGCTGCAAGTGCTTGGATTCCTAGCACTAGAGAGTATTCTATTTTTTATGGTCTAAATCGCGAGAGATTGATAAAAAACAATAATGTTATAATTATGCACCCAGGACCTATGAACAGAGGTCTTGAGATATCATCTGATATAGCTGATGGCAGTAATGCGCTTATAAGAGACCAGGTAACAAATGGCGTAGCAATAAGAATGTCTATTTTTTATCATTTGTTAGCTCGTAAAGCTGATAGCATAGGGATCATTTGA
- a CDS encoding dihydroorotase gives MNKILFRNVLAYFSDLSSRKVSFYIDKSGKVNFLDSYDISSFEEVVEGEDLVIMPLLTDVHTHMRVPGQEEKEDIVSGSKAAARGGFGQIFTMPNTNPVVDNAYLVDYLISNISKNSVIKIYPVGAVSRNQLGEELSPLLEMKNSGAIAFSDDGKPISTNILRKALIYVKTFDGIIIDHPEDIVLSGNGIIHEGKISRAYGINSIPYTSEEICVARDIALTREIRSRLHLAHLSTRHSLKYIEAAKEEGLNVTSEVTVNHLIFNCENIPIFDTRFKVKPPFRDEEDMNELFFALQKGLIDVVCTDHAPHTLEEKELDYSEAPFGTPGLETAFAALYTYFVMKNKCKLEDIIKWMVVNPSKIFSLPILELKNRSKANFFIFKRNKEFLVEPEMFFSKCKLSVFLDKTLFGFPLATFYNGNMVYKDKNFMKNIKHEV, from the coding sequence ATGAATAAAATTTTGTTCAGGAACGTTTTGGCATACTTTTCAGATTTAAGTTCTAGGAAAGTTAGTTTTTATATAGACAAATCAGGAAAGGTAAACTTTTTAGATTCGTATGATATATCTAGCTTTGAAGAGGTTGTTGAAGGAGAAGATTTAGTTATAATGCCTCTTTTGACTGATGTACACACTCATATGAGAGTGCCGGGTCAAGAAGAAAAGGAGGATATTGTTTCAGGTTCTAAAGCTGCTGCAAGAGGCGGTTTTGGGCAAATCTTTACTATGCCAAACACCAATCCAGTAGTTGATAATGCATATCTTGTAGATTATTTAATAAGTAATATTAGCAAAAATTCAGTAATAAAAATTTATCCGGTTGGAGCAGTTTCGAGAAATCAGTTAGGAGAAGAGTTATCTCCTTTGCTTGAGATGAAAAATAGTGGAGCTATAGCTTTTTCTGATGATGGTAAACCAATTTCAACGAATATTCTTAGAAAAGCTTTAATTTATGTTAAAACTTTTGATGGAATAATTATAGATCACCCAGAAGATATTGTATTAAGTGGCAATGGCATAATTCATGAAGGTAAGATTTCAAGGGCTTATGGAATTAATTCAATTCCATATACATCAGAAGAAATTTGCGTTGCAAGAGATATTGCTTTAACAAGAGAAATTAGGTCAAGATTGCATCTTGCGCATCTATCTACAAGGCACTCTTTAAAATATATTGAAGCTGCTAAAGAAGAAGGTCTCAATGTTACATCAGAAGTAACTGTAAATCATCTTATTTTTAATTGTGAGAATATTCCTATTTTTGATACTAGATTTAAAGTAAAACCGCCTTTCAGAGATGAAGAAGATATGAATGAACTTTTTTTTGCTTTGCAAAAGGGATTAATAGATGTAGTTTGTACAGATCATGCTCCTCATACTTTAGAGGAGAAGGAACTAGATTATAGTGAGGCACCCTTTGGAACTCCAGGTCTCGAAACTGCTTTTGCAGCCTTATATACTTATTTTGTTATGAAAAATAAATGTAAGTTAGAAGATATTATTAAGTGGATGGTTGTGAATCCATCCAAAATCTTTTCTCTTCCAATTTTAGAACTTAAAAATAGGTCTAAAGCTAATTTCTTTATTTTTAAAAGAAATAAAGAGTTTTTGGTGGAACCTGAGATGTTTTTTTCAAAATGCAAACTTTCTGTATTTCTTGACAAGACTTTGTTTGGTTTCCCTCTTGCCACCTTTTATAATGGGAATATGGTTTATAAGGATAAAAATTTTATGAAAAACATTAAACATGAAGTATAA
- the carA gene encoding glutamine-hydrolyzing carbamoyl-phosphate synthase small subunit, whose protein sequence is MSFKKAMLLLEDKSFFLGRSFGAEGEVMGEVVFNTCMSGYQEILTDPSYFGQIITMTYPLIGNYGVNDEDVESTKPFAKGFIVRDYKDRTSNWRSQETLDSYLKKNKIVGIDNIDTRFLTRKLRTRGALNGIISTIDFNPESLYEKLKVFPTMEGLDLVKDVTPKERYDWNQTDKWISERFKSEGDFKVAVIDYGVKWNILKILTALGCKLTVFSAFSNADEILSIKPDGVFLSNGPGDPAAVSYAINPIKELFGKVPIFGICLGHQLMGLASGAKTFKLKFGHHGGNHPVKRLETGEVEITSQNHGFAVDYDSIDKSNWEVTHINLNDKTVEGIRHKKLPIFSVQYHPEASPGPHDSGYLFKQFCELMKSN, encoded by the coding sequence TTGAGTTTTAAAAAAGCTATGCTTTTACTGGAAGATAAAAGTTTTTTTTTAGGAAGGTCTTTTGGTGCTGAAGGAGAAGTTATGGGTGAAGTTGTCTTTAATACGTGTATGAGTGGATATCAGGAGATATTAACTGATCCTTCTTATTTTGGGCAAATCATAACAATGACCTATCCCTTAATAGGAAACTATGGCGTAAATGATGAGGATGTTGAGAGCACTAAACCATTTGCAAAAGGTTTTATTGTTAGAGACTATAAAGATAGAACCTCCAATTGGAGATCCCAGGAAACTCTTGATTCGTATTTGAAAAAAAATAAAATTGTAGGGATAGATAATATTGATACAAGGTTTTTGACTAGAAAATTGAGGACTAGAGGTGCCCTTAATGGCATTATATCTACTATAGACTTTAATCCTGAATCTTTATATGAAAAATTAAAAGTTTTCCCTACTATGGAAGGACTTGATCTGGTAAAGGACGTAACGCCTAAGGAAAGGTATGATTGGAACCAGACTGATAAATGGATCAGTGAAAGGTTTAAATCAGAAGGAGATTTTAAGGTTGCTGTTATAGATTATGGTGTTAAATGGAATATATTAAAAATATTAACTGCATTAGGTTGTAAGTTAACTGTATTTTCGGCTTTTAGTAACGCAGATGAAATTTTATCTATAAAGCCAGATGGCGTTTTTCTCTCAAATGGTCCTGGAGATCCTGCTGCAGTAAGTTATGCAATTAATCCAATTAAAGAACTTTTTGGTAAGGTACCTATTTTTGGAATTTGTTTGGGCCATCAATTAATGGGTCTTGCTTCAGGAGCAAAAACCTTTAAATTGAAATTTGGCCATCATGGTGGAAATCATCCTGTTAAAAGACTTGAAACTGGTGAGGTAGAAATTACATCTCAAAATCATGGATTTGCTGTTGATTATGACTCCATTGATAAATCTAATTGGGAAGTTACTCATATTAATCTTAACGACAAAACTGTTGAAGGTATCAGACACAAAAAACTGCCAATATTCTCTGTTCAATATCATCCCGAAGCAAGTCCTGGGCCACATGATTCTGGTTATTTATTCAAGCAGTTTTGTGAACTGATGAAGAGCAACTAA